One genomic segment of Brevibacillus laterosporus LMG 15441 includes these proteins:
- the ftsZ gene encoding cell division protein FtsZ, translating to MLEFDLDMEQLAQIKVIGCGGGGSNAVNRMIAGGVKGVEFITVNTDAQALHLSNADIKLQIGEKLTRGLGAGANPDVGKKAAEESRELVENALRGSDMVFVTAGMGGGTGTGAAPVIAEIAKELGALTVGVVTRPFSFEGRKRSLQAEAGIAALKEKVDTLIVIPNDRLLEIVDKNTPMLEAFRTADNVLSQGVQGISDLIATPGLINLDFADVKTIMTERGSALMGIGVASGENRAAEAARKAISSPLLETSIDGARGVLMNITGGTSLSLYEVNEAADIVSSAADPEVNMIFGAVINEDLKNEILVTVIATGFADNQRHVAAATRRPQAELQQQATRSAAPQQPSVPSRSREMEEDKSINLSNLDNLDIPAFLRNRRRKK from the coding sequence ATGCTCGAATTTGACTTGGATATGGAACAATTAGCGCAAATCAAGGTTATTGGTTGTGGCGGCGGTGGCAGCAATGCTGTAAACCGAATGATTGCAGGCGGAGTAAAAGGTGTTGAATTCATTACGGTGAATACTGATGCCCAGGCGCTACACCTGTCTAACGCTGATATCAAGCTACAAATCGGGGAGAAGCTGACACGTGGTCTTGGTGCAGGTGCGAACCCTGATGTAGGTAAGAAGGCAGCAGAGGAAAGCCGCGAATTGGTTGAGAATGCACTGCGCGGGTCTGATATGGTATTTGTTACTGCAGGAATGGGTGGAGGTACCGGTACTGGTGCAGCCCCTGTGATTGCTGAAATTGCTAAAGAATTAGGTGCTTTAACAGTTGGGGTAGTAACAAGACCGTTCTCCTTTGAAGGACGCAAACGCTCTTTGCAAGCTGAAGCGGGTATTGCTGCTTTAAAAGAAAAAGTAGATACACTCATTGTTATTCCAAATGATCGTCTACTTGAAATCGTTGATAAAAATACGCCTATGCTAGAAGCTTTCCGAACAGCTGATAATGTACTAAGTCAAGGTGTACAGGGTATCTCTGATTTGATTGCAACCCCTGGTTTGATTAACCTTGACTTTGCTGATGTCAAAACCATCATGACCGAGCGTGGATCGGCTCTTATGGGTATTGGTGTCGCTAGTGGAGAAAATCGTGCAGCAGAGGCCGCACGTAAAGCAATCTCCAGTCCATTACTAGAAACATCTATTGATGGAGCTCGTGGTGTACTTATGAACATTACGGGTGGTACTAGCTTGAGCTTGTATGAGGTAAATGAAGCAGCCGATATTGTTTCCTCTGCAGCGGACCCAGAAGTAAACATGATTTTCGGTGCGGTTATTAACGAAGATCTAAAAAATGAAATCCTAGTAACAGTAATCGCAACTGGTTTTGCTGATAACCAACGCCATGTTGCAGCGGCAACCCGCCGCCCGCAGGCTGAGCTACAACAACAAGCTACTCGTAGCGCAGCACCGCAACAACCATCTGTTCCTTCACGTTCTCGTGAAATGGAAGAAGACAAGTCTATTAATCTAAGCAACTTGGATAATCTAGACATCCCGGCATTCTTGCGTAATCGTCGTCGTAAGAAATAA
- the ftsA gene encoding cell division protein FtsA gives MVNSQNDLIVSIDIGTSKVRVMIGEVNNGNINIIGVGQSHSEGISRGTIVDIDQTVHAIREAVDHAERMVGVTIEDVYVGISGTHIELFETQGVVAVSSEDREIREEDIDRVVQAAKVVALPPDREIIDVVPTEFVVDGLGKIKDPRGMIGVRLEMEGTIVTGSKTVIHNVVRCAQRADLQVAGIFLQPLAASSVALTKDDKNLGVVLVDIGAGSTTIAIFEQGQLVATSTLAIGGDHITNDIALGLRTHTEVAEKMKRKHGCALIDEASDEEKFKVTRIGSEVEKQFTQVDLANIIEPRAAEIFNLIEDEVYRLGFHDEIAGGYVLTGGTVCMPGMLELANEELAAPVRIAIPDYIGVRDPGYTIGVGLIQYASMLTNYTAKKPAPAKAASRPAPSAPKRDSQGNFIEKMKNWFSEFI, from the coding sequence TTGGTAAACAGTCAAAATGATCTTATTGTCAGCATCGATATTGGTACCTCTAAAGTACGCGTTATGATTGGGGAAGTAAATAACGGTAATATCAATATTATTGGTGTAGGCCAATCCCATTCAGAAGGCATTAGCAGAGGAACTATTGTAGATATCGACCAAACCGTGCATGCAATCCGAGAAGCAGTCGATCATGCTGAACGTATGGTAGGGGTAACAATTGAAGACGTTTATGTCGGAATCTCTGGCACCCATATAGAGCTATTCGAAACGCAGGGCGTGGTAGCCGTTTCCAGTGAAGACCGCGAGATTCGTGAAGAGGATATTGATCGTGTCGTTCAAGCTGCAAAGGTTGTCGCACTTCCGCCAGATCGTGAAATTATCGATGTCGTACCGACGGAATTTGTTGTTGATGGGTTAGGAAAGATAAAAGATCCTCGGGGAATGATCGGCGTTCGTCTTGAGATGGAGGGGACTATTGTCACCGGATCCAAAACAGTGATCCACAATGTTGTACGATGTGCACAACGAGCTGATTTGCAAGTTGCGGGTATCTTTTTGCAACCATTGGCTGCAAGCTCGGTCGCATTGACTAAGGACGATAAGAATCTAGGTGTTGTTCTAGTTGATATTGGCGCGGGCTCGACCACCATCGCAATCTTTGAACAGGGTCAATTAGTAGCTACTTCCACCCTCGCAATCGGTGGAGACCATATCACCAATGATATTGCTCTCGGTTTACGCACACATACAGAAGTGGCAGAAAAAATGAAACGAAAACATGGATGTGCTCTGATTGATGAAGCATCCGATGAAGAAAAATTCAAGGTAACGCGTATCGGCAGCGAAGTGGAAAAACAATTCACTCAAGTCGATCTTGCCAATATTATCGAACCACGTGCCGCAGAGATTTTCAATTTGATTGAAGACGAAGTGTATCGTCTTGGGTTCCATGATGAAATCGCTGGTGGATATGTTTTAACCGGTGGAACGGTTTGCATGCCGGGGATGTTGGAGCTTGCCAATGAAGAGCTGGCAGCACCTGTCCGGATTGCTATACCGGATTATATTGGTGTGCGTGACCCGGGATATACCATCGGTGTGGGCCTCATTCAATATGCCTCGATGCTGACGAATTATACGGCCAAGAAGCCTGCCCCTGCAAAAGCGGCAAGCCGTCCGGCACCTTCAGCACCGAAACGGGATTCTCAAGGGAATTTCATTGAAAAGATGAAGAATTGGTTTAGCGAATTCATTTAA
- a CDS encoding small basic family protein: protein MWLPIVGLIAGVIAGFYLNINVPQEYSSYVSIALLAGLDTIFGGIRSYLERVFNVRVFLSGFFFNTLFAAGLAFLGAFLGIDLYMAAIVAFGVRLFNNLAIIRRILLAKWLNKRDV, encoded by the coding sequence ATGTGGTTGCCGATTGTAGGTTTGATTGCAGGAGTAATAGCGGGATTTTATCTAAACATCAATGTACCTCAAGAATATAGCAGCTATGTATCAATTGCATTGTTAGCTGGTTTGGATACGATTTTTGGTGGCATTCGGTCTTATTTGGAGCGAGTGTTTAATGTTCGGGTCTTTTTATCTGGGTTCTTTTTCAATACGCTGTTTGCCGCTGGACTAGCCTTTTTAGGAGCTTTTCTTGGTATTGATCTATACATGGCAGCGATTGTTGCATTTGGGGTACGTTTATTTAATAATCTGGCTATCATTCGTCGCATTCTGCTGGCGAAATGGTTAAATAAGCGTGATGTGTAA
- a CDS encoding DUF881 domain-containing protein, which produces MLENRKITFILTIISAIIGIMLATQIQSTKHPKQADARSVIELRKALLKEQEKSKNLLADISKQGELLAQYEASLSSVETIGVMKEELNRTKKLAGLDVVEGKGIIIRIENMELPPGNQWEGDAPHESASNLMLDVDLRWLTNELLANGATVIAINNNRLISNSSIRNVSEEIQVDTKTIRLPYEIKALGDPETLLSSMKLEGVESTFQSMNKIVKMEAQDHLIIPPFTGNKQMRFMKPVKSKGDS; this is translated from the coding sequence ATGCTGGAAAACCGTAAAATTACGTTTATATTAACCATTATTAGTGCTATCATAGGAATTATGCTAGCAACCCAAATTCAGAGCACAAAACATCCTAAACAAGCGGATGCGAGAAGTGTGATTGAACTTCGTAAAGCTCTACTGAAAGAACAAGAAAAAAGTAAGAACCTTTTAGCCGATATATCTAAACAGGGAGAACTTTTAGCCCAATATGAAGCATCCCTAAGTTCTGTAGAGACAATCGGTGTTATGAAAGAAGAATTAAACCGAACAAAAAAATTAGCAGGTCTTGATGTTGTAGAAGGAAAAGGTATTATCATTCGTATTGAAAACATGGAGCTGCCACCTGGCAATCAGTGGGAAGGAGACGCTCCACACGAATCAGCATCGAATTTGATGCTTGATGTTGACTTACGCTGGCTGACCAATGAGCTTTTAGCAAATGGAGCTACTGTGATTGCTATTAATAATAATCGACTTATTTCTAATAGTTCAATCCGAAATGTAAGCGAAGAAATCCAAGTGGATACAAAAACGATCCGCTTGCCTTATGAAATTAAGGCACTTGGAGACCCAGAAACCTTACTGAGCAGCATGAAGCTTGAAGGTGTTGAAAGCACGTTTCAATCGATGAATAAAATTGTAAAAATGGAAGCACAGGATCATCTAATTATCCCGCCGTTCACAGGGAACAAGCAGATGCGGTTCATGAAACCGGTGAAGTCAAAAGGAGATTCATAA
- a CDS encoding DUF881 domain-containing protein, which yields MRVRKFHVYLTLVMFSTGFLMANSIELTQLHKKVVQTEKEFQQETKLNERIIAEREKNRALEQQYADTQRKISQVETAMANHQSEAAALLTALDRARMLAGTVPATGAGVMVTLRDNPSPISTNVVQNIVHEQDIWRVVNELFVAGAEGISVNDQRLVTSSSIRCVGPTVIVNGVKSAAPFVIKAVGDPVTLEGALHLPGGVIDSFEGFIKIETAKKDSIELPAFVGDVKMGTSSSS from the coding sequence ATGCGAGTTAGGAAATTTCATGTTTATCTTACGCTGGTCATGTTTAGTACCGGATTTCTGATGGCTAACTCCATCGAGCTGACCCAGCTACATAAAAAAGTGGTGCAAACAGAAAAAGAATTTCAACAGGAAACCAAGTTGAATGAACGCATTATTGCAGAACGGGAAAAGAATCGGGCACTTGAGCAGCAATATGCAGATACGCAGCGTAAAATATCTCAGGTAGAGACAGCAATGGCCAATCATCAATCAGAAGCGGCAGCTCTTTTAACAGCACTAGACCGCGCGCGTATGCTAGCCGGAACGGTACCAGCGACAGGAGCTGGTGTAATGGTTACCCTTCGAGATAACCCTAGTCCAATTAGCACGAATGTTGTACAAAATATCGTACATGAACAAGACATTTGGAGAGTGGTTAATGAGCTATTTGTTGCTGGAGCAGAGGGGATCAGTGTGAATGACCAACGCCTGGTCACCAGCTCCTCGATTCGTTGCGTTGGACCTACTGTGATTGTAAACGGGGTAAAATCAGCAGCGCCCTTTGTGATTAAAGCAGTGGGAGACCCTGTTACTTTAGAAGGAGCGCTTCATTTACCAGGCGGGGTGATTGATTCTTTTGAAGGGTTTATAAAAATTGAAACAGCGAAGAAAGATTCCATTGAACTACCTGCTTTTGTAGGTGATGTGAAAATGGGAACAAGCTCTTCCTCCTAA
- a CDS encoding cell division protein FtsQ/DivIB: MNRYKDDRIPLVKNATPRKKKGNRRLIIILAIFFVLVLSIVFFRSPYSKVTDIQVYGNILYTKEQIIQASTLTNGMQFLNVWDSDVEAGISTLKGIKDISISRDFPGVIRLNIQEYRRTALYVNGQKQPGYLLEDGTILTPPTQTLMMDRPIIQSWSSKDPKMLKQLAEALISLQGGVLHQISDLSLIPTKYDSQQVVLNMRDGNEIRSTLSQLKKKLPWYPSIVQEIPKGQKGIVNLLDVTWFEEYSYHVTNQQQLQQLTNPDGSLINESGTDTSANGDTQNRTQDQSSQTTDNNDPNNRNQQNGQNTNNRQNDIQNNGNGNQNEGSSNNAGLNNQGTGNSQNENQNQNQNPNPNQNQNNSQSTNAANRNQNTDSTEQPTTSFE, from the coding sequence TTGAATAGGTATAAAGACGACAGAATACCGCTCGTTAAAAATGCTACACCACGTAAGAAAAAAGGAAACCGCCGTTTAATTATTATCCTGGCTATCTTTTTCGTACTAGTCTTAAGTATAGTATTCTTCCGCTCTCCTTACAGTAAGGTAACTGATATTCAAGTTTATGGTAACATCTTATACACGAAGGAGCAGATTATTCAGGCGTCTACTCTTACTAACGGCATGCAGTTTTTAAATGTGTGGGATAGTGATGTGGAAGCAGGTATTTCCACATTAAAGGGCATTAAAGATATCTCGATCTCCCGTGATTTCCCCGGTGTTATTCGGTTAAATATTCAAGAATACCGCCGAACAGCTTTGTATGTAAATGGACAAAAGCAGCCGGGCTATTTATTAGAGGATGGGACGATTTTAACTCCCCCAACCCAAACTCTTATGATGGACAGACCTATCATTCAATCTTGGTCTAGTAAAGATCCAAAAATGTTAAAGCAGTTAGCCGAAGCTCTTATTTCATTACAAGGCGGGGTTCTCCACCAAATCTCTGATCTATCGCTAATACCTACTAAATATGATAGTCAGCAAGTGGTGCTAAATATGCGCGATGGAAATGAAATTCGTAGCACTCTCTCGCAGCTAAAGAAAAAACTGCCCTGGTACCCCTCTATTGTGCAGGAGATTCCCAAGGGGCAAAAAGGAATTGTTAACCTTTTAGATGTGACGTGGTTTGAGGAATACAGTTATCATGTGACGAACCAACAACAATTACAGCAGCTAACAAATCCTGATGGTAGCTTAATAAATGAGTCAGGGACAGACACGTCTGCTAATGGAGATACACAAAATCGAACGCAGGATCAATCTTCGCAAACAACGGACAACAACGATCCAAATAATCGGAACCAGCAGAATGGACAAAATACAAACAATCGACAAAATGACATTCAGAATAATGGAAATGGTAACCAAAATGAAGGAAGCTCGAATAACGCGGGCCTAAATAATCAGGGCACAGGCAATAGCCAGAATGAGAATCAAAACCAGAACCAAAACCCAAACCCAAACCAGAACCAAAACAATAGCCAAAGTACCAACGCGGCTAATCGGAACCAAAATACCGATTCAACAGAACAACCGACCACATCTTTTGAATAA
- the murA gene encoding UDP-N-acetylglucosamine 1-carboxyvinyltransferase yields MEAFAIEGGKPLSGTLRIHGAKNAALPILAATVLAEGQFHIYDVPHLKDIEVMLKILSEIGAKVSHEDHMVTVDTTGVNQTQVPEDLMGQMRSSIFLMGPLLARLGEVTISRPGGCAIGERRIDLHLSGLAALGAQYTDAEGYITFRSPALEGTKIFLTFPSVGATENIMMAAVLAKGTTRIYNAAREPEIIDLQNFLNSMGAKVRGAGTDTIEIDGVPRLRAISYRVIPDRIVTGTHLLALGLSKGHIELSNTIPEHLTALVELVRGSGVEIKTYHDIMEIKNTSRPRAINRIMTSPYPGFPTDLQAQMMVFLSLADGTSLMKETVFEGRFKHVTELERMGASIFVDLGTAFIRGVDRFYGATVEATDLRAGAALVLAGLAAQGTTIVEQTQHIDRGYERIEKQLQQLGASISRITI; encoded by the coding sequence TTGGAAGCTTTTGCTATCGAAGGTGGAAAACCTCTGTCCGGAACGCTACGGATTCATGGAGCCAAAAATGCTGCTCTGCCAATTCTAGCTGCGACTGTACTCGCTGAAGGGCAGTTTCATATCTACGATGTACCGCATTTGAAGGACATAGAAGTAATGCTCAAAATTTTGAGCGAAATTGGAGCGAAGGTAAGCCACGAGGATCATATGGTCACGGTTGATACGACGGGTGTCAATCAGACTCAAGTGCCTGAAGATTTAATGGGACAAATGCGTTCTTCCATTTTTCTTATGGGGCCACTGTTAGCCCGGCTAGGGGAGGTAACCATTTCACGCCCAGGAGGCTGTGCCATCGGGGAGAGAAGAATTGACCTTCATCTCTCAGGGCTAGCTGCTTTAGGTGCCCAATACACTGATGCTGAGGGCTATATTACTTTCCGTTCACCAGCGCTCGAAGGTACTAAAATATTCTTAACGTTTCCAAGTGTAGGTGCAACGGAGAATATTATGATGGCTGCTGTTTTGGCAAAAGGTACGACCCGGATTTATAATGCCGCACGCGAGCCCGAAATCATTGATCTGCAAAATTTCCTAAATTCAATGGGAGCAAAAGTCCGCGGAGCAGGAACGGATACCATAGAGATTGACGGTGTTCCAAGGCTGAGAGCCATCAGTTATCGTGTTATTCCGGACCGGATCGTGACGGGCACGCATCTGTTAGCTTTAGGATTGTCAAAAGGGCATATAGAACTGAGTAATACAATTCCAGAGCATTTGACAGCTTTGGTTGAATTGGTACGTGGGAGCGGTGTTGAAATCAAAACATACCATGATATAATGGAGATAAAAAACACTTCTCGTCCACGGGCGATTAATCGCATTATGACGTCTCCCTATCCTGGTTTTCCAACTGATTTGCAAGCGCAGATGATGGTTTTTCTGTCTTTAGCAGATGGAACCAGTCTGATGAAGGAGACAGTGTTCGAAGGCAGATTTAAGCATGTGACTGAATTAGAGAGAATGGGTGCTTCCATCTTTGTTGACCTAGGAACAGCTTTTATCCGTGGTGTGGATAGATTTTATGGGGCTACAGTGGAAGCTACAGACCTGCGTGCAGGAGCTGCACTCGTATTGGCTGGTTTAGCTGCCCAAGGCACTACTATTGTTGAACAAACGCAGCATATAGATCGAGGGTACGAACGTATCGAAAAACAACTGCAACAGTTGGGTGCTTCTATCTCTCGTATAACCATATAA
- the murB gene encoding UDP-N-acetylmuramate dehydrogenase — MKHVAEALEQANVGKVWVEEPLAKHTTWRIGGPADLMIQPTDKEALIRAVQIIHQHEIPWTVIGRGSNLLVRDGGIRGAVFKVAQGLSHCEFQGETVCVGAGYSMVRLAVEAGKQGLTGLEFAGGIPGSVGGAVYMNAGAHGSDLSRILTSAEILFNDGETKIVSKEEMQFSYRTSLLQKRKGIVIEATLQLQTGDRREIAKSLAKFKDRRLSTQPFNSPCAGSVFRNPPGDHAGRLIEASGLKGFTIGGAQISEMHANFIVNRGGATATDVLTLIEYARATVQKNFNVDLHTEVLVIGEG; from the coding sequence ATGAAGCATGTAGCAGAAGCATTAGAACAAGCAAATGTTGGAAAGGTATGGGTTGAAGAACCTCTCGCCAAGCATACGACATGGCGAATAGGGGGACCGGCAGACCTGATGATCCAGCCTACAGATAAAGAAGCGCTCATTCGAGCGGTTCAAATTATCCATCAACATGAAATTCCCTGGACTGTTATTGGACGCGGTTCCAACCTTCTAGTGAGGGATGGAGGGATACGTGGAGCCGTGTTTAAGGTGGCTCAGGGTTTAAGTCACTGCGAGTTTCAGGGAGAGACGGTGTGTGTTGGTGCAGGGTACTCTATGGTACGCTTAGCAGTAGAGGCGGGAAAGCAGGGCTTGACTGGATTAGAATTTGCAGGCGGGATTCCTGGATCTGTTGGAGGAGCTGTCTACATGAATGCCGGGGCGCATGGATCTGATCTTTCACGTATTCTAACAAGTGCCGAAATCCTTTTCAACGATGGAGAGACGAAGATAGTGAGCAAGGAAGAGATGCAGTTTAGCTATCGCACATCCCTATTGCAGAAACGCAAGGGTATAGTTATCGAAGCTACTCTTCAATTACAGACAGGTGACCGCAGAGAGATTGCTAAGTCGCTAGCAAAGTTTAAAGATCGTCGGCTCAGTACGCAACCTTTCAACTCGCCTTGTGCGGGGAGCGTGTTCCGTAATCCGCCTGGAGATCATGCAGGACGTCTGATTGAAGCGTCAGGGCTAAAAGGCTTTACCATTGGGGGGGCTCAGATATCAGAGATGCATGCTAACTTCATCGTAAATCGAGGAGGGGCCACGGCGACCGACGTCCTCACCTTAATTGAGTATGCTCGTGCTACGGTACAGAAAAACTTTAACGTAGATTTGCATACGGAGGTTTTGGTGATCGGCGAGGGGTAA
- the murG gene encoding undecaprenyldiphospho-muramoylpentapeptide beta-N-acetylglucosaminyltransferase, whose protein sequence is MRVVLTGGGTGGHIYPALAVAKEILRHEPQAAFLYIGTHKGLESTIVPKFNIPFQAVEIAGFKRKLSFDNVRTILKFIRAVSDSKRMLKEFKPDVVIGTGGYVCGPVVYAAAKLGIPTIIHEQNIVPGITNKFLSRYVKQIAVSFEESLPFFPQKKTSYIGNPRATEVIHSDPSKGRSMLGLPSDKKIVLVVGGSRGAKAINEVTLASLAQFHTYSDCHFVYVTGAVHYESIKERIDKMTNQPSNFTLVPYVDHMPDLLAATHVIINRAGASFLAEITALGIPSILIPSPYVTNNHQEKNARGLERAGATAVIVEKELTSEKLMSTLHSMLTDEQKWSNMQKASLSLGMPEAASNLYQQIVKVVNR, encoded by the coding sequence ATGAGAGTCGTGTTAACAGGGGGAGGAACTGGAGGGCACATCTATCCGGCGCTTGCGGTTGCAAAAGAAATTTTGCGTCATGAACCGCAAGCTGCCTTTTTGTATATTGGTACCCATAAAGGGTTGGAATCTACAATTGTTCCTAAGTTTAACATTCCCTTTCAAGCAGTAGAGATAGCAGGCTTTAAGCGAAAACTCTCTTTTGATAATGTGCGCACAATCCTCAAGTTTATACGTGCGGTATCTGATTCAAAACGGATGCTCAAAGAATTTAAACCGGATGTGGTGATCGGTACAGGAGGTTATGTCTGTGGCCCTGTTGTGTATGCCGCAGCTAAGCTTGGTATTCCGACAATTATTCACGAACAAAATATTGTACCTGGGATTACAAATAAATTTTTATCGCGTTATGTGAAGCAGATAGCCGTCTCTTTTGAGGAGTCGCTGCCGTTTTTTCCACAGAAAAAAACAAGCTATATTGGTAATCCGCGAGCTACGGAAGTCATACATAGCGATCCTAGTAAAGGGAGAAGCATGCTAGGGCTACCAAGCGATAAAAAGATCGTGCTTGTTGTGGGAGGAAGTCGCGGTGCTAAAGCGATCAATGAGGTGACACTTGCATCACTAGCTCAGTTTCATACGTATTCTGACTGTCACTTTGTCTATGTAACAGGCGCTGTGCATTATGAATCGATAAAGGAACGGATTGATAAAATGACAAACCAACCAAGCAACTTTACGCTGGTTCCATACGTCGATCATATGCCAGATCTGCTTGCAGCAACACATGTCATCATCAATCGAGCTGGGGCTTCTTTTTTAGCAGAGATTACGGCGCTTGGTATTCCGTCCATTCTCATTCCATCTCCGTATGTAACAAATAACCATCAGGAGAAAAATGCACGAGGCCTAGAAAGAGCTGGTGCAACAGCTGTTATCGTCGAAAAAGAGCTAACCTCGGAGAAATTGATGTCCACGCTTCACAGCATGTTGACAGATGAACAAAAGTGGAGCAATATGCAAAAAGCATCACTCTCATTAGGGATGCCGGAAGCTGCAAGTAATCTTTATCAACAGATAGTAAAAGTAGTAAATCGCTAA
- the spoVE gene encoding stage V sporulation protein E, which produces MSKVRSAPDFVIIFVTLFLLGIGIVMVYSASAVFAQHKFQDPYFFTKRQIIFAILGIVSMYVMMNIDYWVWKKWAKVGFFISLALLVVVLVIGREVNGSKSWLGFGSFGIQPGEFAKFGVAAFLARWLSDNQKNIIYFKKGLFPALIIPVACFGLIMLQPDLGTGSVLMGMAILMIFASGARISHFVGLGMIGVVGFVGLILSAPYRMARITSFLDPWSDPLGSGYQIIQSLYAIGPGGLLGLGLGESRQKFSYLPEPYNDFIFSIISEELGFVGGTLVLLLFLLLLWRGMRIAITAPDLFGNLLALAIIGMIGIQVTINVGVVTGMFPVTGITLPFLSYGGSSLTLMLTQVGILLNISRFSR; this is translated from the coding sequence ATGAGTAAAGTACGTTCTGCCCCTGATTTTGTTATTATTTTTGTCACCCTTTTCCTACTAGGAATCGGGATTGTGATGGTTTATAGTGCCAGTGCAGTATTTGCCCAGCACAAATTCCAAGACCCGTACTTTTTTACCAAGCGGCAGATCATCTTCGCAATATTGGGGATTGTTTCCATGTATGTGATGATGAACATTGACTATTGGGTATGGAAGAAATGGGCCAAGGTTGGATTTTTTATAAGTCTGGCGTTGCTCGTGGTGGTTTTGGTTATTGGTCGAGAGGTTAATGGTTCAAAAAGTTGGCTTGGCTTTGGGTCCTTTGGCATTCAGCCCGGGGAATTTGCTAAATTTGGGGTTGCGGCTTTTTTAGCTAGATGGCTATCGGATAACCAAAAGAATATTATTTACTTTAAAAAAGGATTATTTCCTGCGTTGATAATCCCAGTTGCATGTTTCGGGTTGATTATGTTACAACCTGATTTAGGGACCGGAAGTGTGTTGATGGGGATGGCAATTCTAATGATTTTTGCCTCTGGAGCAAGAATAAGCCATTTTGTCGGGTTAGGGATGATTGGCGTTGTTGGTTTTGTCGGACTAATTCTGTCAGCACCATATCGAATGGCCCGGATCACTTCCTTTCTTGATCCATGGTCGGACCCTTTAGGTTCGGGCTATCAAATCATTCAGTCATTATATGCAATTGGGCCAGGAGGTCTGTTAGGGCTTGGATTGGGAGAGAGCAGGCAAAAGTTTTCCTACTTACCGGAGCCGTATAATGACTTTATTTTCTCCATTATTTCTGAGGAATTAGGCTTTGTTGGTGGGACGCTGGTACTCCTATTATTTTTGTTGCTGTTATGGCGAGGCATGCGAATCGCGATTACTGCTCCTGATCTGTTTGGGAATTTGCTTGCTCTAGCTATTATCGGCATGATCGGCATCCAAGTAACGATTAATGTAGGCGTTGTAACGGGGATGTTTCCTGTAACGGGTATTACCTTGCCATTTTTAAGCTACGGTGGCTCCTCGTTGACGCTCATGCTAACACAAGTAGGCATCCTGCTAAACATCTCCCGCTTTTCCAGATGA